Proteins from a genomic interval of Tiliqua scincoides isolate rTilSci1 chromosome 11, rTilSci1.hap2, whole genome shotgun sequence:
- the BCL9L gene encoding B-cell CLL/lymphoma 9-like protein isoform X1, giving the protein MHPDNKLTNHGKTGNGSAQPQHHNVNQSPTCNLGAKGVGAGSHGGPASQSAPGNSGLKSSQAPLPAFGALKGKVKRERSVSVDSGERREASTASLDKELKGEVAPRSKRRCVLERKQPYSGDEWCSGPDSEDDEKPLGSSHNCNAAESAMTAASQLGPGSNPLPTLSESNASGTPPGAAPGLRPDASGGSNSRKQPLQFVYVFTTHLANTAAEAVLQGRADSILGYHQQHVPRTKLDQQVPAPKLQVAAEALPVNSSPASTPQSQPSIPPSSQAQSQPPPPAPSSQPSAPPPLGLGQGPLSSTSALPQEGAPEDTRRDLTPNSVGNGNSTAPSGTHPSTPTAPSSLPASSVDGVLGDGATTRPPSAGSGPRNPLNTEGLSKEQLEHRERSLQTLRDIERLLLRGSEAEPFLKAGQGPGEGAVLPPQAPPPQASAPPPGAGLKKYEEPLQSMISQTQSLGGPGLEPEGPGPPGMDMGQQMNLMMQRLGQDSLTPEQVAWRKLQEEYYEEKRRKEEQVGMHGGRPLQDMMLPQPIGSMMLRGPPPPYHSKPGEQWLLRGVPVDMQDPMQLRPPFAGQRFPGNQMQRSFPGMQNMALEALGPMSTIQRPVRPGMAWTEEMPPMGGPGSFAPGSLPYPPGQGEPERFLAPRAREEILRQQLLEKRQGGMQRPLGVEMERVLQAHRQVEPALFAGEGLGLEFGGSRAMLSPPLRDMEPALGPGNLNMNMNVNMNMNMNLNVQMTPQQQQMLMSQKMRGPELLPAEELARARASNGTGAMLGGPQKMLMGSPFPAQGQQGFPAVQGSYPPVPQEMGGTPDMFVPEQGNLGSTTRLSHIPLPPTTSAPAANIHQAPAGRGLGRRPSDLALNMGQMNSPSVGRLKSPMLSQVHSPLGTSPSANLKSPQTPSAMVSLPAASATSAPLKSPQVLGSVLNVRSPSSSPSHLKSPSMAVSSPGWAPSPKNALSSPGIGQNKPALGMSNSTPLGSIEPGSMPPGPRTSSSAPPSNPAGPLNPSLPFPSSPDPPPSQNPLSLMMSQMSKYAMPSSTPLYHNAIKTIATSDDELLPDRPLLPPGAMAAMGGSQPGQMHMNSVGPASAQSPMGMNLPGQQPLSHEPPAPTMSSPSPLGANLPMHAGGPSQNPMLLPPGPQDSLGQPCGPPGQLVFPSRLQQPPSNGSSMPMAPGGAGGPGVPQHYPPGMGLPPEELPPPQPGQMTTQQQQHQQQQRLTGRLPEPYPSALPGVASVLSDPELSDVIRPTPTGIPEFDLSRIIPSEKPSSTLQYFPKGGEGQGPKSQPPSNIHFMNLQNLMADHAPTRPSQQRPLAMCHPGQVPMLGRTGLAPQQAMMGSGLHQGMMLPQQNFLLMQAKQRSMSVSGEMYAQAGHMISPQGSLMGPPPQQNLMVSHPMRQRSVSLDSQMGYGPGAGSMANLPF; this is encoded by the exons ATGCACCCTGACAATAAACTGACCAACCATGGCAAGACAGGTAACGGCAGCGCCCAGCCCCAACATCATAATGTGAACCAGAGCCCCACCTGCAACCTGGGCGCGAAGGGCGTAGGGGCCGGGAGCCATGGCGGCCCAGCAAGTCAGTCTGCCCCTGGCAACTCGGGACTGAAGAGCAGccaggcccccctccccgcctttgGGGCACTGAAGGGCAAAGTGAAGCGGGAACGGAGTGTCTCCGTAGACTCTGGAGAGCGGCGAGAAGCCAGCACGGCCTCCCTGGACAAGGAGCTGAAAG GCGAAGTGGCCCCCCGGAGCAAGCGGCGCTGCGTGCTGGAGAGGAAGCAGCCTTACAGCGGGGACGAGTGGTGCTCTGGACCCGATAGTGAGGACGACGAGAAGCCTCTTGGCAGCTCCCACA ATTGTAATGCAGCAGAGTCGGCAATGACCGCGGCCTCGCAGCTGGGCCCAGGATCCAATCCACTGCCGACCCTGAGTGAAAGCAACGCGTCCGGCACGCCCCCCGGTGCAGCCCCCGGTCTGAGGCCAGATGCCAgcggtggcagcaacagcaggaagCAGCCCCTGCAGTTTGTCTACGTCTTCACCACGCACCTGGCGAACAC GGCTGCAGAGGCTGTCCTTCAGGGCCGAGCAGATTCCATCCTGGGTTACCACCAGCAGCATGTGCCCCGGACCAAGTTGGACCAG CAGGTACCTGCCCCCAAGCTACAAGTGGCTGCTGAGGCCCTGCCGGTCAACTCGTCTCCTGCCAGCACCCCACAGTCTCAGCCCTCCATCCCACCCAGCAGCCAGGCCCAGAGCCagcctccacctcctgcaccatCTTCCCAGCCTTCAGCCCCTCCACCACTGGGACTGGGCCAAGGACCACTGTCTTCCACTAGTGCCCTCCCCCAGGAAGGGGCCCCTGAGGACACCCGCCGGGACTTGACGCCCAATTCAGTGGGCAATGGCAACAGCACTGCCCCCAGTGGCACCCACCCCAGCACACCCACGGCTCCTAGCTCCCTGCCTGCCAGCTCTGTAGATGGCGTGCTGGGGGATGGGGCTACCACCCGGCCCCCTTCTGCAGGGAGCGGTCCCCGCAACCCCCTCAACACAGAGGGCCTCTCCAAGGAGCAGCTGGAGCACCGGGAGCGGTCGCTGCAGACCCTGCGGGACATCGAGCGCCTGCTGCTGCGCGGCAGCGAGGCCGAGCCCTTCCTTAAGGCAGGCCAGGGACCAGGCGAGGGGGCAGTCCTGCCGCCACAGGCCCCGCCCCCACAGGCTTCCGCCCCTCCCCCTGGGGCTGGCCTGAAGAAGTACGAGGAGCCCTTGCAGTCTATGATCTCGCAGACCCAGAGCCTGGGGGGGCCTGGCTTGGAGCCAGAGGGGCCGGGCCCCCCGGGGATGGACATGGGGCAGCAGATGAACCTGATGATGCAGCGTCTGGGCCAGGACAGCCTGACGCCCGAACAAGTGGCCTGGCGCAAGCTGCAGGAAGAGTACTACGAGGAGAAGCGGCGCAAGGAGGAGCAGGTAGGCATGCACGGTGGGCGGCCCCTGCAGGACATGATGCTGCCGCAGCCCATAGGGAGCATGATGCTTCGTGGCCCCCCGCCCCCCTACCACAGCAAGCCTGGTGAGCAGTGGCTGCTGCGGGGGGTCCCCGTGGACATGCAGGATCCAATGCAACTGCGGCCGCCTTTTGCCGGGCAGCGGTTCCCCGGCAACCAGATGCAGAGGAGCTTTCCGGGGATGCAGAACATGGCTCTGGAGGCGCTGGGCCCCATGAGCACCATTCAGCGCCCTGTGAGGCCCGGGATGGCCTGGACTGAGGAGATGCCGCCCATGGGGGGCCCGGGCAGCTTTGCTCCTGGAAGCCTGCCCTACCCccctgggcagggggagccaGAGCGCTTCCTGGCCCCACGAGCCCGGGAGGAGATTCTGCGCCAGCAGCTGCTAGAGAAGCGGCAGGGCGGGATGCAGCGGCCCCTCGGCGTGGAGATGGAGCGGGTGCTGCAGGCCCACCGGCAGGTCGAGCCAGCCCTGTTTGCAGGCGAAGGGCTGGGCCTGGAGTTTGGCGGCTCGCGGGCCATGCTGAGCCCGCCCCTGCGGGACATGGAGCCGGCCTTGGGCCCCGGGAACCTCAACATGAACATGAACGTCAACATGAACATGAACATGAACCTGAATGTGCAGATgacgccgcagcagcagcagatgttgATGTCGCAGAAGATGCGCGGCCCGGAGCTGCTGCCCGCCGAGGAGCTGGCGCGGGCGCGGGCCTCCAATGGCACTGGCGCGATGTTGGGTGGCCCCCAGAAAATGCTGATGGGCTCCCCGTTCCCTGCCCAAGGGCAGCAGGGGTTCCCGGCCGTGCAAGGGTCCTACCCGCCCGTGCCGCAGGAGATGGGCGGCACACCAGACATGTTCGTGCCAGAGCAGGGGAACCTGGGCAGCACCACCCGGCTCAGCCACATCCCCCTGCCTCCCACCACCAGTGCCCCAGCCGCAAACATTCACCAGGCGCCTGCAGGGAGGGGCCTGGGGCGGCGCCCCTCAGATCTGGCCCTCAACATGGGGCAGATGAACTCTCCCAGCGTGGGCCGTCTCAAGTCCCCGATGCTCAGCCAGGTCCACTCTCCCTTGGGCACCTCCCCGTCTGCCAACCTCAAGTCCCCCCAGACGCCCTCGGCCATGGTCAGCTTGCCTGCTGCCAGTGCCACCAGTGCACCCTTGAAGTCCCCCCAGGTCCTTGGCTCTGTGCTCAACGTCCGCTCCCCGAGCAGCTCCCCGAGTCACCTGAAGTCCCCGTCCATGGCGGTCTCGTCTCCAGGGTGGGCGCCATCGCCCAAAAACGCCCTTTCCAGCCCCGGGATCGGCCAGAACAAGCCAGCTCTCGGGATGAGCAACTCGACACCCTTGGGCAGCATAGAGCCAG GCTCGATGCCGCCTGGGCCTAGGACCAGCTCCTCTGCACCACCGAGCAACCCCGCTGGCCCCCTGAACCccagcctgccttttccttcctctccagacCCGCCCCCATCTCAGAACCCCCTCTCCCTCATGATGTCGCAGATGTCCAAGTACGCCATGCCCAGCTCCACCCCGCTCTACCACAACGCCATCAAGACGATCGCCACGTCCGACGATGAGCTGCTTCCTGACCGGCCACTGCTTCCGCCTGGTGCCATGGCTG CCATGGGAGGGAGCCAGCCTGGCCAGATGCACATGAACTCAGTGGGTCCAGCGTCTGCTCAGAGCCCCATGGGCATGAACCTTCCcgggcagcagccactctcacatgAGCCCCCAGCACCCACGATGTCCTCGCCAAGCCCACTGGGTGCCAACCTTCCCATGCACGCTGGTGGCCCCTCCCAGAACCCAATGCTGCTGCCCCCTGGGCCCCAGGACAGTCTGGGGCAGCCCTGTGGCCCCCCTGGCCAGCTGGTCTTCCCCTCGCGTCTCCAGCAGCCCCCCAGTAATGGCAGCAGCATGCCCATGGCTCCTGGAGGAGCTGGCGGTCCTGGAGTGCCCCAGCACTACCCACCGGGCATGGGTCTGCCCCCAGAGGAGCTGCCCCCTCCACAGCCTGGCCAGATGacaacccagcagcagcagcaccagcagcagcagcgcctgaCTGGAAGGCTACCCGAGCCCTACCCATCAGCACTTCCTGGCGTGGCTTCGGTGCTCAGTGACCCGGAGCTCAGTGACGTCATCCGCCCCACGCCCACTGGCATCCCCGAGTTTGACCTCTCGCGCATCATCCCGTCCGAGAAGCCCAGCAGCACCCTGCAGTACTTCCCCAAGGGCGGAGAGGGACAGGGGCCCAAGAGCCAGCCGCCCTCCAACATCCACTTCATGAACCTGCAGAACCTGATGGCTGACCACGCTCCGACCCGGCCCAGCCAGCAGCGCCCCTTGGCCATGTGCCACCCAGGACAGGTGCCCATGCTGGGCAGGACAGGCCTGGCGCCCcagcaagccatgatgggcagtGGCCTGCACCAGGGCATGATGCTGCCCCAGCAAAACTTCCTGCTCATGCAGGCCAAGCAGCGCAGCATGTCTGTGTCGGGCGAGATGTACGCACAGGCTGGGCACATGATCTCCCCACAGGGCTCCCTCATGGGTCCCCCACCCCAGCAGAACCTCATGGTCTCCCACCCGATGCGGCAGCGCAGCGTCTCCCTGGACAGCCAGATGGGCTACGGCCCTGGAGCCGGCAGCATGGCCAACTTGCCCTTctga
- the BCL9L gene encoding B-cell CLL/lymphoma 9-like protein isoform X3, protein MHPDNKLTNHGKTGNGSAQPQHHNVNQSPTCNLGAKGVGAGSHGGPASQSAPGNSGLKSSQAPLPAFGALKGKVKRERSVSVDSGERREASTASLDKELKGEVAPRSKRRCVLERKQPYSGDEWCSGPDSEDDEKPLGSSHNCNAAESAMTAASQLGPGSNPLPTLSESNASGTPPGAAPGLRPDASGGSNSRKQPLQFVYVFTTHLANTAAEAVLQGRADSILGYHQQHVPRTKLDQQVPAPKLQVAAEALPVNSSPASTPQSQPSIPPSSQAQSQPPPPAPSSQPSAPPPLGLGQGPLSSTSALPQEGAPEDTRRDLTPNSVGNGNSTAPSGTHPSTPTAPSSLPASSVDGVLGDGATTRPPSAGSGPRNPLNTEGLSKEQLEHRERSLQTLRDIERLLLRGSEAEPFLKAGQGPGEGAVLPPQAPPPQASAPPPGAGLKKYEEPLQSMISQTQSLGGPGLEPEGPGPPGMDMGQQMNLMMQRLGQDSLTPEQVAWRKLQEEYYEEKRRKEEQVGMHGGRPLQDMMLPQPIGSMMLRGPPPPYHSKPGEQWLLRGVPVDMQDPMQLRPPFAGQRFPGNQMQRSFPGMQNMALEALGPMSTIQRPVRPGMAWTEEMPPMGGPGSFAPGSLPYPPGQGEPERFLAPRAREEILRQQLLEKRQGGMQRPLGVEMERVLQAHRQVEPALFAGEGLGLEFGGSRAMLSPPLRDMEPALGPGNLNMNMNVNMNMNMNLNVQMTPQQQQMLMSQKMRGPELLPAEELARARASNGTGAMLGGPQKMLMGSPFPAQGQQGFPAVQGSYPPVPQEMGGTPDMFVPEQGNLGSTTRLSHIPLPPTTSAPAANIHQAPAGRGLGRRPSDLALNMGQMNSPSVGRLKSPMLSQVHSPLGTSPSANLKSPQTPSAMVSLPAASATSAPLKSPQVLGSVLNVRSPSSSPSHLKSPSMAVSSPGWAPSPKNALSSPGIGQNKPALGMSNSTPLGSIEPDPPPSQNPLSLMMSQMSKYAMPSSTPLYHNAIKTIATSDDELLPDRPLLPPGAMAAMGGSQPGQMHMNSVGPASAQSPMGMNLPGQQPLSHEPPAPTMSSPSPLGANLPMHAGGPSQNPMLLPPGPQDSLGQPCGPPGQLVFPSRLQQPPSNGSSMPMAPGGAGGPGVPQHYPPGMGLPPEELPPPQPGQMTTQQQQHQQQQRLTGRLPEPYPSALPGVASVLSDPELSDVIRPTPTGIPEFDLSRIIPSEKPSSTLQYFPKGGEGQGPKSQPPSNIHFMNLQNLMADHAPTRPSQQRPLAMCHPGQVPMLGRTGLAPQQAMMGSGLHQGMMLPQQNFLLMQAKQRSMSVSGEMYAQAGHMISPQGSLMGPPPQQNLMVSHPMRQRSVSLDSQMGYGPGAGSMANLPF, encoded by the exons ATGCACCCTGACAATAAACTGACCAACCATGGCAAGACAGGTAACGGCAGCGCCCAGCCCCAACATCATAATGTGAACCAGAGCCCCACCTGCAACCTGGGCGCGAAGGGCGTAGGGGCCGGGAGCCATGGCGGCCCAGCAAGTCAGTCTGCCCCTGGCAACTCGGGACTGAAGAGCAGccaggcccccctccccgcctttgGGGCACTGAAGGGCAAAGTGAAGCGGGAACGGAGTGTCTCCGTAGACTCTGGAGAGCGGCGAGAAGCCAGCACGGCCTCCCTGGACAAGGAGCTGAAAG GCGAAGTGGCCCCCCGGAGCAAGCGGCGCTGCGTGCTGGAGAGGAAGCAGCCTTACAGCGGGGACGAGTGGTGCTCTGGACCCGATAGTGAGGACGACGAGAAGCCTCTTGGCAGCTCCCACA ATTGTAATGCAGCAGAGTCGGCAATGACCGCGGCCTCGCAGCTGGGCCCAGGATCCAATCCACTGCCGACCCTGAGTGAAAGCAACGCGTCCGGCACGCCCCCCGGTGCAGCCCCCGGTCTGAGGCCAGATGCCAgcggtggcagcaacagcaggaagCAGCCCCTGCAGTTTGTCTACGTCTTCACCACGCACCTGGCGAACAC GGCTGCAGAGGCTGTCCTTCAGGGCCGAGCAGATTCCATCCTGGGTTACCACCAGCAGCATGTGCCCCGGACCAAGTTGGACCAG CAGGTACCTGCCCCCAAGCTACAAGTGGCTGCTGAGGCCCTGCCGGTCAACTCGTCTCCTGCCAGCACCCCACAGTCTCAGCCCTCCATCCCACCCAGCAGCCAGGCCCAGAGCCagcctccacctcctgcaccatCTTCCCAGCCTTCAGCCCCTCCACCACTGGGACTGGGCCAAGGACCACTGTCTTCCACTAGTGCCCTCCCCCAGGAAGGGGCCCCTGAGGACACCCGCCGGGACTTGACGCCCAATTCAGTGGGCAATGGCAACAGCACTGCCCCCAGTGGCACCCACCCCAGCACACCCACGGCTCCTAGCTCCCTGCCTGCCAGCTCTGTAGATGGCGTGCTGGGGGATGGGGCTACCACCCGGCCCCCTTCTGCAGGGAGCGGTCCCCGCAACCCCCTCAACACAGAGGGCCTCTCCAAGGAGCAGCTGGAGCACCGGGAGCGGTCGCTGCAGACCCTGCGGGACATCGAGCGCCTGCTGCTGCGCGGCAGCGAGGCCGAGCCCTTCCTTAAGGCAGGCCAGGGACCAGGCGAGGGGGCAGTCCTGCCGCCACAGGCCCCGCCCCCACAGGCTTCCGCCCCTCCCCCTGGGGCTGGCCTGAAGAAGTACGAGGAGCCCTTGCAGTCTATGATCTCGCAGACCCAGAGCCTGGGGGGGCCTGGCTTGGAGCCAGAGGGGCCGGGCCCCCCGGGGATGGACATGGGGCAGCAGATGAACCTGATGATGCAGCGTCTGGGCCAGGACAGCCTGACGCCCGAACAAGTGGCCTGGCGCAAGCTGCAGGAAGAGTACTACGAGGAGAAGCGGCGCAAGGAGGAGCAGGTAGGCATGCACGGTGGGCGGCCCCTGCAGGACATGATGCTGCCGCAGCCCATAGGGAGCATGATGCTTCGTGGCCCCCCGCCCCCCTACCACAGCAAGCCTGGTGAGCAGTGGCTGCTGCGGGGGGTCCCCGTGGACATGCAGGATCCAATGCAACTGCGGCCGCCTTTTGCCGGGCAGCGGTTCCCCGGCAACCAGATGCAGAGGAGCTTTCCGGGGATGCAGAACATGGCTCTGGAGGCGCTGGGCCCCATGAGCACCATTCAGCGCCCTGTGAGGCCCGGGATGGCCTGGACTGAGGAGATGCCGCCCATGGGGGGCCCGGGCAGCTTTGCTCCTGGAAGCCTGCCCTACCCccctgggcagggggagccaGAGCGCTTCCTGGCCCCACGAGCCCGGGAGGAGATTCTGCGCCAGCAGCTGCTAGAGAAGCGGCAGGGCGGGATGCAGCGGCCCCTCGGCGTGGAGATGGAGCGGGTGCTGCAGGCCCACCGGCAGGTCGAGCCAGCCCTGTTTGCAGGCGAAGGGCTGGGCCTGGAGTTTGGCGGCTCGCGGGCCATGCTGAGCCCGCCCCTGCGGGACATGGAGCCGGCCTTGGGCCCCGGGAACCTCAACATGAACATGAACGTCAACATGAACATGAACATGAACCTGAATGTGCAGATgacgccgcagcagcagcagatgttgATGTCGCAGAAGATGCGCGGCCCGGAGCTGCTGCCCGCCGAGGAGCTGGCGCGGGCGCGGGCCTCCAATGGCACTGGCGCGATGTTGGGTGGCCCCCAGAAAATGCTGATGGGCTCCCCGTTCCCTGCCCAAGGGCAGCAGGGGTTCCCGGCCGTGCAAGGGTCCTACCCGCCCGTGCCGCAGGAGATGGGCGGCACACCAGACATGTTCGTGCCAGAGCAGGGGAACCTGGGCAGCACCACCCGGCTCAGCCACATCCCCCTGCCTCCCACCACCAGTGCCCCAGCCGCAAACATTCACCAGGCGCCTGCAGGGAGGGGCCTGGGGCGGCGCCCCTCAGATCTGGCCCTCAACATGGGGCAGATGAACTCTCCCAGCGTGGGCCGTCTCAAGTCCCCGATGCTCAGCCAGGTCCACTCTCCCTTGGGCACCTCCCCGTCTGCCAACCTCAAGTCCCCCCAGACGCCCTCGGCCATGGTCAGCTTGCCTGCTGCCAGTGCCACCAGTGCACCCTTGAAGTCCCCCCAGGTCCTTGGCTCTGTGCTCAACGTCCGCTCCCCGAGCAGCTCCCCGAGTCACCTGAAGTCCCCGTCCATGGCGGTCTCGTCTCCAGGGTGGGCGCCATCGCCCAAAAACGCCCTTTCCAGCCCCGGGATCGGCCAGAACAAGCCAGCTCTCGGGATGAGCAACTCGACACCCTTGGGCAGCATAGAGCCAG acCCGCCCCCATCTCAGAACCCCCTCTCCCTCATGATGTCGCAGATGTCCAAGTACGCCATGCCCAGCTCCACCCCGCTCTACCACAACGCCATCAAGACGATCGCCACGTCCGACGATGAGCTGCTTCCTGACCGGCCACTGCTTCCGCCTGGTGCCATGGCTG CCATGGGAGGGAGCCAGCCTGGCCAGATGCACATGAACTCAGTGGGTCCAGCGTCTGCTCAGAGCCCCATGGGCATGAACCTTCCcgggcagcagccactctcacatgAGCCCCCAGCACCCACGATGTCCTCGCCAAGCCCACTGGGTGCCAACCTTCCCATGCACGCTGGTGGCCCCTCCCAGAACCCAATGCTGCTGCCCCCTGGGCCCCAGGACAGTCTGGGGCAGCCCTGTGGCCCCCCTGGCCAGCTGGTCTTCCCCTCGCGTCTCCAGCAGCCCCCCAGTAATGGCAGCAGCATGCCCATGGCTCCTGGAGGAGCTGGCGGTCCTGGAGTGCCCCAGCACTACCCACCGGGCATGGGTCTGCCCCCAGAGGAGCTGCCCCCTCCACAGCCTGGCCAGATGacaacccagcagcagcagcaccagcagcagcagcgcctgaCTGGAAGGCTACCCGAGCCCTACCCATCAGCACTTCCTGGCGTGGCTTCGGTGCTCAGTGACCCGGAGCTCAGTGACGTCATCCGCCCCACGCCCACTGGCATCCCCGAGTTTGACCTCTCGCGCATCATCCCGTCCGAGAAGCCCAGCAGCACCCTGCAGTACTTCCCCAAGGGCGGAGAGGGACAGGGGCCCAAGAGCCAGCCGCCCTCCAACATCCACTTCATGAACCTGCAGAACCTGATGGCTGACCACGCTCCGACCCGGCCCAGCCAGCAGCGCCCCTTGGCCATGTGCCACCCAGGACAGGTGCCCATGCTGGGCAGGACAGGCCTGGCGCCCcagcaagccatgatgggcagtGGCCTGCACCAGGGCATGATGCTGCCCCAGCAAAACTTCCTGCTCATGCAGGCCAAGCAGCGCAGCATGTCTGTGTCGGGCGAGATGTACGCACAGGCTGGGCACATGATCTCCCCACAGGGCTCCCTCATGGGTCCCCCACCCCAGCAGAACCTCATGGTCTCCCACCCGATGCGGCAGCGCAGCGTCTCCCTGGACAGCCAGATGGGCTACGGCCCTGGAGCCGGCAGCATGGCCAACTTGCCCTTctga